TCAGCGTTTACACCACCATCAACTTCAATTTCTACTTCTAGATTTCGCTCTTTAACCATTTCTGCAACTTCTTTAATCTTCGGTAATACAGAATGAATAAACTTCTGTCCACCAAATCCAGGATTTACTGTCATTAGTAATACCATATCTATATCTTCTAATACATGTTCAATCACCGAAACTGGCGTATGCGGATTCAATACAACCCCTGCTTTAATGCCATGAGATTTAATTAACTGAATTGTACGATGTAGATGAGGACACGCCTCTACATGAACAGTAATAATATCCGCTCCCGCTTTTGCGAAAGTCGGGATATAGTTATCAGGATTTTCAATCATTAAATGTACATCTAATGGTAATGATGTAATCGGACGGATAGCTTCTACAATTAATGGTCCAATCGTAATATTTGGTACGAAATGTCCATCCATTACATCGACGTGAATGTAATCAGCTCCACCTTTTTCTACATCTTTAATTTCTTCCCCTAATTTTGAAAAATCTGCTGATAAAATCGATGGCGCAATTTTAATCATGACTAATACCTCGGCTTTCTCTCTCTAATTTCTTCTACGAATTGTTTGTAATTCTTATAACGATACTCGGTTATCTTTCCTTCTTCAACCGCAACTTTCACCGCACATTTCGGCTCAGAAAGATGTGTACACCCTCTAAATTTACAGTATTGGCTCGCTTCTTTCAACTCTGGAAAACAATATGTAAGATCTTCTACCTCTATATCTATGAAATCAAGCGAACTAAAACCAGGTGTATCCGCAACAAGTCCGCTCCCAACTGTAATTAATTCCACGTGTCTTGTCGTATGTTTCCCGCGCCCTAAATGTGAAGAAATATCATTTGTTTTCAATTCTAAATCTGGACGTAAAACGTTTAACATTGAAGATTTTCCAACACCAGATTGTCCTGCAACGACAGAAACACAGCCCTCTAAGAATGGTTTCAAAATATCGATACTTTCCGATGTATTTATAGAAGTAAACAATACATCATAACCCATTTCACGATAATCATTTGCAAAAGCTTCAACAGTTTCCTTCATTTTTTCATTCACTAAATCCATCTTACTAATACAAATAATCGGCTTAATATTATGATATTCAATTTGTACTAAAAATCGATCTAACAGTCCGGGATTAAAATCTGGTTCTACTGCAGAGAAAACGAGAATCGCTTGATCAACATTAGCAATAGGAGGTCTAACAAGTTCGTTTTTTCGATCAAATACTTCTAACACATATCCTTCACTCGGATTATCTGCTTGAAAAACGACTTGG
This genomic interval from Bacillus cereus contains the following:
- the rpe gene encoding ribulose-phosphate 3-epimerase, yielding MIKIAPSILSADFSKLGEEIKDVEKGGADYIHVDVMDGHFVPNITIGPLIVEAIRPITSLPLDVHLMIENPDNYIPTFAKAGADIITVHVEACPHLHRTIQLIKSHGIKAGVVLNPHTPVSVIEHVLEDIDMVLLMTVNPGFGGQKFIHSVLPKIKEVAEMVKERNLEVEIEVDGGVNAETARLCVEAGANVLVAGSAVYNQKDRGEAIRIIRG
- the rsgA gene encoding ribosome small subunit-dependent GTPase A; the encoded protein is MPEGKIVKALSGFYYVQHEEGITQCRGRGVFRKNKITPLVGDQVVFQADNPSEGYVLEVFDRKNELVRPPIANVDQAILVFSAVEPDFNPGLLDRFLVQIEYHNIKPIICISKMDLVNEKMKETVEAFANDYREMGYDVLFTSINTSESIDILKPFLEGCVSVVAGQSGVGKSSMLNVLRPDLELKTNDISSHLGRGKHTTRHVELITVGSGLVADTPGFSSLDFIDIEVEDLTYCFPELKEASQYCKFRGCTHLSEPKCAVKVAVEEGKITEYRYKNYKQFVEEIRERKPRY